Proteins encoded in a region of the Vitis riparia cultivar Riparia Gloire de Montpellier isolate 1030 chromosome 7, EGFV_Vit.rip_1.0, whole genome shotgun sequence genome:
- the LOC117919174 gene encoding precursor of CEP6-like produces the protein MAKIQVIHACSLLLAVITYHDILYTEGRPINSVTKQEFSSIDFESGNETGSQGTKHKEDHWYTPPPPEPNPSVKNSVAGKDILPPITPNYSIGFGDSTAVYKDDFRPTTPGSSPGIGHRFVPTKEDIQPKALGNSPSVRHSVTAYKDDYRPTMPGHSPGVGHSLQKKSAEPNA, from the coding sequence atGGCCAAAATCCAAGTTATCCATGCCTGTTCCCTTCTTCTTGCAGTAATCACCTATCATGATATTCTCTATACCGAGGGAAGGCCAATAAACTCAGTGACCAAACAGGAGTTTAGCTCAATTGATTTTGAATCAGGAAATGAAACAGGCAGTCAAGGAACTAAGCACAAAGAAGATCATTGGTACACACCTCCTCCCCCAGAGCCCAATCCCAGTGTTAAAAATTCAGTTGCAGGAAAGGACATTCTTCCACCCATAACGCCAAATTACAGCATTGGTTTTGGAGATTCGACTGCAGTATACAAAGATGATTTTCGACCTACAACTCCAGGCAGCAGCCCCGGTATTGGCCATCGATTTGTACCAACCAAGGAAGATATTCAACCAAAGGCACTAGGGAATAGTCCCAGTGTGAGACATTCTGTCACAGCATACAAGGATGATTATCGACCCACAATGCCAGGTCACAGCCCTGGTGTTGGCCATTCGCTTCAGAAAAAAAGTGCAGAACCAAATGCCTAG